Within Meiothermus cerbereus DSM 11376, the genomic segment TACAAGACATCCTGGGCGTAACGGAAGCGCCAGAGGTGCTGGTAGACGGCCAGGGCGATGATGAGCTCATCGCTATAGCGGGGCTTACGTCCTTGCGGAGCCTTCTTGCGTCTGGGCAGCAGCAGCGCTTCTACGGCTGCTACAATCTCTGGTAGGGACGGGTAATGTCGCATAACCAACCCCCGTCCCTTATTTTCTACTGGGTGTCAGGTTCTTTTCCGAATTGGCGTAGAGTTTTGGTCCACTCTACAAACGTCGTGCGGCTCAGGGCGTACCGATACCGGCTGTACCCCGCTCCTGCTCAGGCCGAGTTCCTGGCCAGGCAGTTCGGGTGCGTCCGCTATGTGTACAACTGGGGCCTGGAGCAGAAATCCAGGCGTATCAGGAAAGCCAAAAGGGAATATCACGGTTTGCGCTGGACAAGCGGCTCACCTCCCTGAAGAAGGAGCTGCCCTGGCTCGCGGAGGTGAACTCTCAGCCCTTGCAGCAAGCCCTGATACACCTGGACAAA encodes:
- a CDS encoding helix-turn-helix domain-containing protein, producing the protein MSHNQPPSLIFYWVSGSFPNWRRVLVHSTNVVRLRAYRYRLYPAPAQAEFLARQFGCVRYVYNWGLEQKSRRIRKAKREYHGLRWTSGSPP